A stretch of Miscanthus floridulus cultivar M001 chromosome 13, ASM1932011v1, whole genome shotgun sequence DNA encodes these proteins:
- the LOC136502250 gene encoding squamosa promoter-binding-like protein 15, with the protein MQREVGPQVAPPLFLHQIQPMPPHAAAAKKRGHPWPAGGAAVAPAEAAAGNWNPRLWDWDSRALTARPSSDALRLAGGQPQPAAKAAEAHRPGAGGSGALNLQLGLREDAATPMDASPTAPAASSSPSPPPASAAAGQEPVVRPSKRVRSGSPGSAGGGSAGGGAANGGASYPMCQVDDCRADLTSAKDYHRRHKVCETHSKTTKAVVANQAQRFCQQCSRFHPLAEFDEGKRSCRRRLAGHNRRRRKTQPTDVASQLLLPGNQENAANRTQDIVNLITVIARLQGSNVGKVPSIPPIPDKQNLVEIISKINSLNNTTPAAKSPPSEVVDLNASQEQQEQRQDSVEKTTNVIDMQTVPSTMDLLGVFSTGLATSTPETNTSQSQGSSDSSGNNKSKSHSTEPATVVNSHDKPTRDFPAAGFMRSNSTHESRPHIYKQTEQETRPYLSLQLFGSTEEDIRPKMDSVNKYLSSESSNPLDERSPSSSPPITRKFFPIHSVDEEVRHPHITDYGEDATMGEVCTSQAWCAPPLDLFKDSERPIENGSPPNPGYQSCYASTSCSDHSPSTSNSDGQDRTGRIIFKLFGKEPSTVPGNLRDDIVNWLKHSPTEMEGYIRPGCLVLSMYLSMPAIAWDELEENLLQRVNSLVQSSDLDFWRKGRFLVRTDSQLVSYKAGMTRLSKSWRTWNTPELTFVSPIAVVGGRKTSLILKGRNLSIPGTQIHCTSIGKYISKEVLCSAYPGTIYDDSGVETFDLPGQPDLNLGRCFIEVENRFRGNSFPVIVASSSVCLELRNLEVELEDSQVLDVSSDGQIHDSRQSKTRNQVLHFLNELGWLFQRASACTLSSRSDVSDLDLIQFSTARFKYVLLFSNERDWCSLTKTLLEILAKRSLVNEELSKETMEMLAEIHLLNRAVKRKSRSMVHLLVQFVVICPDNSKVYPFLPNLPGPGGLTPLHLAASIENAEDIVDALTDDPQQIGLTCWQSVLDDDGQSPETYAKLRNQNSYNELVAQKLVDMKNNQVSITVNGDDIHMDQLGNVDDHKKSGVQALQIRSCSQCAILESGVLRQPVRSRGLLARPYIHSMLAIAAVCVCVCVFMRALLRINSGKSFKWERLDYGTI; encoded by the exons ATGCAGAGGGAGGTGGGGCCGCAGGTGGCCCCTCCGCTCTTCCTCCACCAGATCCAGCCGATGCctccccacgccgccgccgcgaagAAGCGCGGCCACCCGTGGcccgccggcggcgccgccgtgGCGCCCGCGGAGGCCGCCGCCGGGAACTGGAACCCCAGGCTGTGGGACTGGGACAGCCGCGCGCTCACCGCCAGGCCGTCCTCCGatgcgctccgcctcgccggtGGCCAGCCCCAGCCGGCAGCCAAGGCGGCTGAGGCGCACCGTCCGGGGGCCGGGGGTAGCGGCGCGCTGAACCTCCAGCTCGGGCTGCGGGAGGACGCCGCGACCCCGATGGACGCCAGCCCGACGGCTCCCgcggcgtcgtcgtcgccgtccccGCCTCCTGCTTCGGCCGCGGCGGGGCAGGAGCCGGTTGTTAGGCCGAGCAAGCGCGTGCGGTCCGGATCGCCGGGGAGCGCGGGGGGAGGATCGGCGGGCGGTGGGGCTGCCAACGGTGGCGCGAGTTACCCGATGTGCCAGGTGGATGACTGCCGAGCGGATCTGACCAGCGCCAAGGATTACCACCGGAGGCACAAGGTCTGCGAGACCCACAGCAAGACCACCAAGGCGGTCGTCGCCAACCAGGCGCAGCGCTTCTGCCAGCAGTGTAGTAG ATTTCACCCGCTCGCGGAGTTTGATGAGGGTAAGAGGAGCTGCCGGCGTAGGCTTGCTGGCCACAACCGGCGGAGAAGAAAAACCCAGCCAACAGATGTTGCTTCGCAGTTGCTGCTACCTGGAAACCAAGAAAATGCAGCAAATAGGACACAGGATATTGTCAATCTAATTACAGTGATTGCACGCTTGCAAG GTTCTAACGTTGGTAAAGTGCCTAGCATCCCTCCCATACCAGATAAACAGAATCTGGTTGAAATTATAAGCAAAATAAATTCATTGAACAACACGACCCCTGCAGCAAAGTCTCCTCCATCAGAAGTTGTTGATTTGAATGCTTCACAAGAGCAACAAGAGCAACGGCAGGATTCTGTGGAGAAGACGACCAACGTAATCGACATGCAAACTGTGCCATCAACCATGGACTTGCTAGGAGTTTTTTCAACTGGCCTTGCAACTTCAACACCTGAGACAAATACATCTCAGTCCCAAGGGAGCAGTGACAGCAGTGGTAATAACAAGAGCAAGAGCCATTCAACAGAGCCAGCAACTGTTGTGAATTCACATGATAAACCAACCCGTGATTTTCCTGCTGCTGGTTTCATGAGAAGCAACAGCACACACGAAAGCCGACCTCATATATACAAGCAGACAGAACAAGAGACTAGACCATACTTGTCACTGCAGCTGTTTGGCAGCACTGAGGAGGATATTCGACCTAAGATGGACTCAGTGAATAAGTACTTATCTTCTGAGAGTAGTAATCCTCTGGATGAGAGATCTCCTTCATCCTCTCCGCCTATAACCCGCAAGTTTTTCCCCATACATTCGGTTGATGAAGAGGTTCGGCACCCTCATATTACAGATTATGGGGAAGATGCTACAATGGGTGAAGTTTGCACAAGTCAGGCATGGTGTGCACCACCACTTGATCTCTTCAAGGATTCAGAGCGTCCCATCGAGAATGGATCGCCACCAAATCCTGGTTACCAGTCCTGCTATGCCTCAACATCTTGTTCAGACCATTCACCTTCAACCTCGAACTCAGATGGACAG GACCGGACCGGTAGGATTATTTTCAAGCTGTTTGGCAAGGAACCTAGTACAGTACCTGGGAACCTTCGTGACGAT ATAGTAAATTGGCTCAAACACAGCCCTACTGAAATGGAGGGATACATTCGCCCTGGTTGCCTTGTACTCTCCATGTACCTATCAATGCCGGCTATTGCATGGGATGAG CTTGAAGAAAATCTCCTCCAGAGAGTAAACTCATTGGTTCAAAGTTCTGATTTGGATTTCTGGAGAAAAGGAAGGTTTTTAGTTCGAACCGACTCCCAGTTGGTATCGTATAAAGCGG GAATGACCCGTTTATCGAAATCGTGGAGAACATGGAATACCCCTGAATTGACCTTTGTGTCACCAATTGCTGTTGTTGGTGGGCGAAAGACCTCCCTCATTCTTAAAGGCCGCAATCTATCTATTCCTGGCACACA GATCCATTGTACGAGTATAGGGAAGTACATATCCAAGGAAGTTCTGTGCTCAGCATATCCAGGCACCATATATGATGATTCAGGTGTCGAGACCTTTGACTTGCCTGGACAACCAGATCTTAATCTTGGACGCTGCTTTATTGAG GTGGAGAACAGGTTCAGGGGTAACAGCTTCCCTGTCATTGTTgcaagttcaagtgtttgcctGGAGTTGAGAAATCTAGAAGTTGAGCTCGAGGATTCACAGGTTCTTGATGTTTCTTCGGATGGTCAGATTCATGACTCTCGGCAGTCAAAGACAAGGAATCAAGTTCTGCACTTCCTAAATGAACTTGGCTGGCTCTTTCAGAGGGCTTCTGCATGTACATTGTCCTCCAGATCTGATGTGTCTGATTTGGATTTGATTCAGTTTTCAACTGCACGGTTCAAATATGTTTTACTGTTCTCTAATGAGCGTGACTGGTGCTCTCTAACTAAAACACTTCTGGAAATTCTTGCCAAGAGAAGCTTGGTCAACGAGGAACTATCAAAGGAAACTATGGAGATGCTGGCTGAGATTCATCTTCTGAACAGAGCAGTAAAAAGAAAGAGTAGGAGCATGGTGCATTTGCTTGTACAGTTTGTTGTAATTTGCCCTGATAATTCCAAGGTTTACCCCTTCCTTCCAAACTTGCCTGGCCCTGGTGGTTTAACTCCGTTGCATCTTGCTGCATCCATTGAAAATGCAGAGGATATAGTCGATGCCTTGACAGACGATCCTCAACAG ATCGGTTTGACCTGTTGGCAATCAGTACTAGACGATGATGGCCAATCTCCTGAAACATATGCCAAGTTAAGGAATCAGAATTCTTATAATGAGCTTGTAGCACAAAAGCTGGTGGACATGAAAAACAACCAGGTTTCTATAACGGTTAATGGCGATGACATTCATATGGATCAATTAGGGAATGTTGATGACCATAAAAAATCTGGGGTCCAGGCGTTGCAAATAAGATCTTGCTCCCAGTGTGCCATTTTGGAGTCTGGTGTGCTAAGGCAGCCTGTGCGGTCAAGGGGATTGCTTGCTCGACCTTATATTCATTCAATGCTTGCTATAGCAGCAGTCTGCGTCTGTGTCTGTGTATTCATGCGAGCTTTGCTGCGGATTAATTCTGGTAAATCCTTCAAGTGGGAGAGGCTGGACTATGGTACAATATAA